A region from the Gossypium hirsutum isolate 1008001.06 chromosome A08, Gossypium_hirsutum_v2.1, whole genome shotgun sequence genome encodes:
- the LOC107952446 gene encoding LOB domain-containing protein CRL1 — MTGCGSPCGACKFLRRKCVRGCVFAPYFCHEQGATHFAAIHKVFGASNVSKLLAHLPLSDRSEAALTISYEAQARLQDPIYGCVSHIFALQQQVVNLQAQLASLKAEAAQSIPSVSVTANPNDKYFGKVHNLQDVQTWFHPNNSSMAPNFNTNLSTSSYGLSDPTSSLGNFGNSGISSGSEDYVSFTTTFEDAPRSMSSFDMLTNNRQWGNFQDVDDLQAMAFGYAQHSR; from the exons ATGACAGGTTGTGGTTCACCTTGTGGTGCCTGCAAGTTCTTGAGGAGGAAATGTGTTAGAGGGTGTGTTTTTGCACCTTATTTCTGCCATGAACAAGGTGCAACCCATTTTGCAGCCATCCATAAGGTTTTTGGTGCAAGCAATGTGTCAAAGCTGCTTGCTCACCTCCCTCTCAGTGACCGCTCTGAGGCTGCTCTCACCATCTCTTATGAAGCTCAAGCTAGGCTCCAGGACCCCATTTATGGCTGTGTTTCTCACATCTTTGCTCTCCAACAACAG GTTGTCAATCTACAGGCACAGCTTGCTTCTCTCAAGGCAGAAGCAGCTCAGAGCATTCCCAGTGTCTCTGTTACTGCAAACCCTAATGACAAATACTTTGGAAAGGTTCATAATCTCCAAGATGTTCAAACTTGGTTTCACCCAAATAATTCAAGCATGGCACCAAATTTTAACACAAATCTCTCTACAAGTTCATATGGGTTGTCGGATCCAACCAGCTCATTAGGCAATTTCGGAAACTCAGGCATCTCATCAGGATCAGAAGATTATGTCTCATTTACTACAACTTTTGAGGATGCTCCGCGTTCCATGTCTTCCTTTGACATGCTAACAAACAACAGACAATGGGGTAATTTTCAGGATGTGGATGATCTTCAAGCAATGGCCTTTGGCTATGCTCAACATTCAAGATGA